Genomic segment of Streptococcus pneumoniae:
GGTTCAGGAATTCTTACGAACCAAGGAACGCCTTGCCAACTATTTCGATGAAGAGCAAGACGAGGATATTTTTGACTATATTCCTCCTCAAAAGACTAATCAAATCTTTACGCCAAAAAAAGTGGTGCAAATGATGATTGACCAGCTAGAGCAGGAAGATCCGAGCTGTTTTACAGATCCCAATAAGACCTTTGCAGACCTGTATGTTAAATCAGGCCTCTACCTAACAGAAATTGTCAAGCGCCTCTATAAAGGGCTTGAAGGGGTCATTCCAGATAAAGACGAACGGCTCAAGCATATCTTAGAAAATCAAATCTATGGCTTTGCACCGTCTGAAATTATCTACAATATCGCGAAAAACTTTATCTTTGGCTTCGATGAACGAGCAGAAACCATTGACTCGTCTCATATTGTCCATTTAGATACCACCCCGTATGCGCGTGGTGAGAGCGAAATGAGCTTTGAAGAGAAATGTGAAGAACTATTTGGAGGTCATACCCATGAAATTTGATGTTGTCGTAGGAAACCCACCGTATCAGGAGAATGACAATGGTAAAAGAGAGGACGGTTCAGCAAATGCTTCAGCCAGTCCTCTGTATGATAAGTTTTTCTATTTTGCTAGAAAGCATTCAAATAGATATGTTAATTTGATTTTCCCTGCTAGGTGGTTAACAGGTGCGGGAAAGGGACTAGGAAACTTTGCCAAAGATATGCTCAATGATAGTCATTTCTCTGCTGTCACTATACACCAAGACTCTAGTCAAGTATTTCAAAATACGGATATTAAAGGTGGAGTGATGAATTTTACCTATGATAAAGAGCATCATCAAGCTGCAAATATTACTGTAATTGAAAAAACTAGGGAGATACATCAATTTTCAAATTATCTCAATTCAGCAAATTCTGGGATTTTTATACCTTTTAAAGAATTGATTAATATTTTTACAAAGGTAAAAGAGAAAGAGGATTTAGAATCGAGAAATATTCAAAAAATCGTGTCCGTACTTAAGCCGTACGGCTTACGCACGGACTTTCTCAGAAATCCTTCAAAGTATAAACTTCCACCAATATTTGCTGAGAGAAGTAAGAGTAATGATATAGAAATTTTTGGCTTGTTAAATACCAATCGTGTCAGCCGCTTTGTTCCTAGAGATTATCCTATACCAACCGGACTTGATACGATAGAGACTTGGAAAGTCTTCGCCCCGTATGCTTATGGTTCAGGAACCTTTGGAGAAGTTGGTGCTACTTTATTACTTGGAAAACCATTGCAAATTTCAACTGAAACATTTTTACGTATCGGTAGCTTTAAAACGGAATTTGAAGCACAAGCTTTAATTAACTATTATAAAACAAAGTTCTTTAGAGCACTAATCGGTATTTTAAAAGTCACTCAGCATAGTACGACAACATACGGTTTTGTCCCTCTCCAAGATTTCACCCCAAACTCCGATATTGATTGGAGCAAGTCTATTGCGGAGATTGACCAACAACTCTACCGCAAGTACGGCTTGAACGAGCAGGAAATCGCCTTTATTGAAGAAAAGGTGAAAGAAATGGAGTAGGATATGGACAAATAGCCTACACTATGATTAGTTGAAAAGTGCTTGATAATCCTGAAAATAAGGTGTATAATGAGGGCATGGATGACTTATTAAAATCTAGTGGTTCTATAAGCAAGGCTCGTGGAGATATTGAAAAACAAAAAGATGAGTTCGCGATTCGTTATTATAATCAATTGAAGAACTCAAATAGAGTAGATATTGTTGAGAAAATGACTGAATCAAGTCAACTACCTTCAGAAACAGTAATATCCGCCTTGAAGCATGTACTAGATAATGAGTATTTATTATGGGATTTTGAAATGGTGGAGTTGAGAAATAGGAATTTCTATCCAGATTACGACATGGCTCAAAGTTTTCAACGCTTGTACTTAGGGACACCTAAGAGAAACGATATAGTAATGTTACAACATGAGAGCTTGGAATCCTACTATATGAATACGTTGAAGATGGATTATGATGATGCCCATAAGTTGGCAAATACACAATTTAACTACGAGGAGGCAGACAAGTATGACTAAAATTGATAAGCAGTTGATTACTCTTTATAAAGTAGAAGATACTAGTGATATTCGCCGTTATTCTGCTATTAGTGGCGATTGCATAGGTATTGCGACAATTGATAAAGATAGCCTAGAATATAGCTACGATGGCGATGATTTGGGTAAATTTACTACCTTTGTAAAAGATACGCTAACCAAAAGTATTGAATTGAAAAAGCAGTTACCCGAAAAAATTGTCTATGGATTTGGATAGAAGTAGGATAAAAATTTATCTGAAATTGGTGTCATAAAAATAAAAGAGTGAGGAAAATCAAGACTTCAAAATCACGATTTTCCTTACTCTTATTCTTTTATTCTCCCCTCCCCCAGATGCTAAGAGAAGTACCTTCGACCGGAAAGTCTCCCCAACCTTCCTCGTCGATGATGACAGGGTCAAGACAATGACCTAAATAATCTGTGAAGCGCTGATCTGCGTAGTTTTCTCCAACAAACATTCTCTTACTTGTAGCTGTATTGTTTGAGAGAATGACGGCAATAGGAGTGTCTGTCTCTTCATGTCCAAGACGTACCCAGCCGATACAGTTGGCATCATCAAAGTAATCAACTTGTTCACCGTAAGCTAAGTGCAAGCGAATATCCAGTAATTTATCTAAGATTTCTTTAAAATCCATTTGGGCAAATTCGCCTTGAATACCAAAGTAATCGCCGTAAAAGACGCAAGGAAGACCTTCTTCTCGTAGGAGAATGAGGGCATAAGCTAAGGGCTTGAACCATTCCTCTACCGTTGATTCGAGGGCTTGACCCCGTTGGGTATCATGATTATCGACGAAAGTGACGGCAGATTCAGGATGATTTTGGGCAAGGCTCCCTGTAAAAATCTCCCGCAAATCATAATCCGCTTGTTGCGTACTTGCTTCAAAGAAATTTTGGTGTAAGCGAACATCAACCAAATCAAAGCGATAATCAATGCTTTCGAGATAGGCGGTGTTTGTTTCCGCATCACTATTCCAAAATTCACCAAAAACATAGAAATTCTCACCGTGTTTTTCCATCATGTCTCGGATGAAATTGCCCATGAAAAAGCTGTCAATATGCTTAATCGCATCTAAGCGAAAACCAGCAATCCCAGTCGTTTCAATAAACCAATCTGCCCAATCATAGATATTTTGGATGACCTCAGGATGTTTAAAGTCAAGATCTGCGTACATGAGATAATCATAGTTCCCATTTTCATTATCGACCAGCTCATCATCTGCCCAGCCCTTGTTATCTCCTTGAATCAGATAAATGCCAGATTTTTGACGCTTGGCATCGTAGTCCGTTCCTGTGAAGTGGTACCAGTGCCATTCAAAGCTATTATAGGCTTTCTGTCTACCATCAAAGGTGAAATGCGTCCAACCGCGGATTTCAAAGGGTTCCTCAGACAGCTCAACCGTGCGGTCTAAAGGATCCACCTCAACTACCTTAAAACGTTCTGTATGATCTGCAGATGCCTTATGGTTTAAGACGAGGTCTGCCAAAGGTTCAATACCGCATGCTTTCAAGGTTTGGATGAGTGTTAGATAGTCTTCTTTTGTCCCATATTTCGTCCGTATGGTTCCTTTTTGGTCAAATTCTCCGAGGTCAAAGAGATCATAGACCCCATAGCCAACGTCATCGCTACTGGTTGCCTTAAAAGCAGGTGGGAGCCAGATTTTGCCAATACCTTTTTCAGCAAGGTGAGGGGCTAACTCTCTTAAGCGATTCCAGTGTTGACCATCGTTGGGTAAATACCATTCAAAGGCTTGGAGTAAGGTTTGATTTTTCATAGAAATTCCTCATATTGTTCAAGATAGGATTCATTTTATCAAAATATTAAGGATAGCGCAAACGTTTGCGTGCATTTTCTCTAAATTTTCTGAACACTTTCCATAAAGTTATTCAATTCTTTTTGATTGGAAATAATGGTCACCTTATTTGGATAGGTGTCGCAGACAAGACGATAGCGTTCTTTCGCAGCAGGCTTTCTCCCATCTTTTAAAATCCAACGAATGAACTCCCAGTCTAATTTTTCAGGACATTGAGGAGCCATATCTTCCCTTGTCTTTCCACGATAGAAAAGGTAACGCTTAAAAGCACGATAGAGAGAATTCAAAGGGGAAAAGTCCATAAAGATAATCTGGTCTGCCTCCTCCATTCTGCGTTCGTAGGAGCAAAAACTATAATTCCCATCAATAACCCAGCTGTCATGCTGGTCTAAAAAGTCTGCCACTAGCTTTTGCATGTCTTCATTTGAGCGTTCCTGCCATTGGGGTAAAAATCGTAGCGTATCTAAATGCAGGCAAGAAGTAGCGTAATGCTTTGCTAAGAATTTCGCCAGTGTTGATTTTCCAGAGCCAGAGTAGCCGATAATTGCAATTTTCATCCTAAAACCTCCTAATAAAAGCAAAATAAAAAAGCTCAAACGAGCTCTTTCATTTCACTATGCGGCTTATTTTGCAAGTTTAGCAGCAAGACGAGCTTTATCGCGGCCTGCTTTGTTCTTGTGAATCAAACCTTTAGTTTCTGCTTTATCGATAGCTGAGCTAGCAGCGCGGAACAATTCTTCAGATGGGTTTGCTTCAAATGCTTTGATTGCAGTACGCATAGCTGATTTTTGAGCTGAGTTTTTTTCGTTTTGTTTAACGTTTAATTCAGCGCGTTTGATAGCTGATTTAATATTTGCCAATGTTTTCACCTCCAATGCTATACTAACTATCTAATTATATCTGAAAAGTTTGATTTTGACAAGTCTTTTTATTTTTTTAAGTAAATTTCATCAATTTCGTGATTTTTTCCTTTATGTAAAATCATATCTGCACGATTTTTTGTGGGTTCGATATAATCCTTTAAATTCACCAGATTGATACTGGACCAAATCTGATGAGCAAAGTCGTTGACTTCTCTTTCCGTTTGCTGGGTAAAGCGGTAGTAGTAGTTCTTAGGGTCATCTTTTGCAAAGGTCAACATTTTTTTAAAGCGATCGAGATACCACATCTCGATATTGTCAACCTCTGCATCGACATAAATCGAAAAATCAAAGAAGTCTGTCATATAGAGCCGATCATTTTGTGGGTTTTGCAGGACGTTGATTCCTTCAACGATGACAAAATCAGCAGGATAGACCGTTTGTGTCTGATGAGGAACGATATTATAAATTTCATGCGAATAGACAGGAATTTGAGCTGGTTGCCCATTTTTTATCCGATCTAGAAAGTCAAGGAGTAACTCCATATCATAGCTTTCAGGAAAACCTTTGCGGTTTAAAATCTTGTCTTTGATTAAGACTTCATTTGGATAGAGAAATCCATCTGTCGTCACCAATTCCACACTGGCATCAGAGAAGGTCCTAGAGAGTAGGATTTGTAATAATCTGCTCGTTGTGGATTTGCCAACTGCAACACTACCTGAAACGCCGATAATAAAGGGCTGCTTTTTACTGGTTCGTTGTAAAAAAATGCTTTTTGAAAAAGCCAAATCTTCCTTCGCGCGTTTGTAAATCTGAATTAAATGCGTCAAGGGCAGATAAATATCCGTCACATCTTGTAAGCTGATGCGGTCATTAAAGCTTTTTATGGAATTTAATTCCTCTTCAGATAGAGGAGGATGAGAGGTGCGGTGCAGATTTTGCCAGCTTTCACGGGTAATTTTTTCAAAATGAATTAGTTCCTTATGCATATAAAACTCCTAGAATACTTAGTATATCATTTTTCTAGGGGACTTGTAAACGGTTTACAAAGAAAGTAAGAATATGGTAAAATAGAAGTATGAGTAAGATGTATTTTGCAGAAAATCCTGATGCGGCTCATGATGTCCATCGTTTGGATGTCACGCTTTTAGGACAGAAGATGAGTTTTTACACAGATGCAGGTGTTTTTAGTAAAAAGATGATTGACTACGGCAGTCAGGTATTACTGGGCTGTCTTGATTTTTCGAAAAAAGACACAGTTTTAGACGTTGGCTGTGGCTATGGTCCTTTGGGACTCAGTCTCGCAAAAGCTCAAGAAGTTGCTGTGACCATGGTTGATATTAACCAGCGAGCTTTGGATTTGGCTGTGAAAAATGCAGCAGAAAATAAGCTTCAAGCTACTATCTTTCAATCGAACCTCTATGAGCAAGTGACGGGAGAATTTGACCATATTATCAGCAATCCCCCGATTCGTGCAGGGAAAAAGGTCGTTCACCAAGTGATTACAGGGAGTTTAGAGCATTTGCGAAGTGGCGGAGACCTCACGATTGTCATTCAAAAGAAACAAGGGGCTCCAAGTGCCAAAGCTAAGATGGAAGAAGTCTTTGGAAATTGTGAAGTCGTGAAAAAAGACAAGGGCTACTATATTTTAAGGAGCGAAAAAGGATGAGAGCAGTAGATATTATTCAGAAAAAACGGGATGGCTTAGAATTATCATCCGAGGAAATCAAATGGTTGATTGATGGCTATGTGGCGGGGACAGTCCCTGACTATCAGATGGCTGCATTTGCGATGGCGATTTATTTCAAAGGCATGACAACGCGTGAAATCTCTGATTTAACCATGGCAATGGTGGCAACGGGTGAGCAGATTGATTTGTCTGCAATTTCTGGGATTAAGGTCGATAAGCACTCCACTGGTGGAGTAGGAGACAAAGTGACCTTGATTTTAGTTCCTTTGGTTGCAAGCTTCGGAGTTCCAGTGGCAAAAATGAGTGGTCGTGGTCTAGGTCATACTGGGGGGACACTTGATAAGCTTGAGTCTATTAAAGGTTATGAGATTGAACAAAGTCAAGAAAGCTTTATTCAGCAAGTACAAGACATCGGTCTTTCCGTCATTGGACAGTCTGATCAGCTTGTGAAAGCTGATAAATTGCTTTATGCACTTCGTGATGTGACCGCAACAGTAGACACCATTCCTTTGATTGCAAGTTCTGTAATGAGCAAAAAAATTGCAGCTGGAGCGGACGCGATTTTGTTAGATGTGACAGTCGGCGAAGGTGCCTTCATGAAAAATATCGAAGATGCACGCTTACTTGCAAGAACAATGGTTGATTTAGGGAAAGCTGTTGGACGTAAAACAGTGGCTGTTATTACGGATATGAGCCAGCCTTTAGGCACTAGCATTGGTAATCGTTTGGAAATTTTGGAAGCTTTGGATATTTTACAAGGCAAGGGGAGAGCGGATATTACTGAGTTTATCTGCGAATTAGCTCAAATTATGCTTGGTCTTACAAATGTTGAAAAAACAGTCGCAGAAGTCCGTGAGCACTTAGAAAATGGTGCAGCCTTGGCGAAATTTGAAGAAATGGTAGTAGCACAAGGCGGTGATTTGACAGACCTCTATCGAGACTCATCTGCAAGCTTTATCATAGAGGTGAAAGCAGAAGAATCTGGATATATCACGGAACTTCCTGCTATGGAATTTGGTCTATTTGCGATGCGATTAGGAGCAGGACGAGCTGTGAAGACGGATTCATTAGACTTTGAAACAGGAATTGTATTTGAAAAGAAAGTCGGAGAAGCCGTTCAAACAGGCGATATTCTAGCAAAAATCTATTCAAATGAAAAAAATTCACAAGAATTAGTTACAGAATTCAAAAAAAATGTTAAAATAAGTGATGAGCAGAAAAAAGTTCACGAGATTATCGAAGTAATCGCTTAATTTACAGGAGAACCGAAAATGAAATTAAATAAGTATATTGATCATACGCTTTTGAAGCCAGATGCTCAGCAAGAGCAGATTGAAAAGCTGATTGAAGAGGCGAAAGAGTATGATTTTGCAAGTGTCTGTGTCAATCCAACTTGGGTTGCTTTTGCGGCTGAAGGCTTAAAAGGTACAGATGTCAAAGTATGCACTGTCATTGGTTTTCCTTTGGGAGCAACGACTTCAGCCACCAAGGCTTTTGAAACAAAAGATGCCATTCAAAATGGCGCTGATGAGATTGATATGGTCATCAACGTAGGTGCTTTAAAATCACAAAATCTCGTCTTGGTAGAAGAAGACATTCGTGCAGTGGTAGAAGCGAGCGGTGATAAGCTTGTCAAAGTCATCATTGAGACTTGTCTCTTGACAGATGATGAAAAAGTCGTCGCTTGTCAGTTGGCAAAAGCAGCTGGTGCAGACTTCGTTAAGACATCCACAGGATTTTCTACGGGTGGTGCGGCAGTTGAAGATGTTGCATTGATGCGAAAGACTGTTGGAGAAGAGATGGGCGTGAAAGCATCAGGTGGTGCTCGCTCTTATGAAGACGCTAAGTCCTTTATCGAAGCTGGTGCCAATCGTATCGGAGCTTCTTCTGGAATTGCGATTATGAAAGGGGAGGTTGCAAGCAGTGACTACTAATTTCATCACATTAGCGGTTGAAAATAGCAAGCAGGCTTATGTACCTTATTCGCATTTTCCAGTCAGTGCAGTCTTAGTGGCTAAAAATGGGCAAGTCTTTACAGGTGTCAATATTGAAAATGCGAGCTTTGGATTGACGAACTGCGCAGAGCGAACAGCTATTTTCAAAGCTGTATCTGAAGGTGTCAGAGACTTTGAAGAACTCTATGTCTATGGAGAGACTAATCAACCTGTATCCCCATGTGGCGCTTGTCGCCAAGTGATGGCAGAATTTTTTAATCAGGATTTAAAGGTGACTTTAATCGCCAAAGATCAATCGACGGTCGAGATGACGGTCGGGGAATTACTTCCATATTCTTTTACTGACTTAGATTAGTCAGCAAAGAGGTCAAGAGACCAAACTCAAATCCGCAACACTGTTGCATATCTTATTTAGGAGGTTCAGAAATGAACAAGAAACAATGGTTAGGCCTAGGTCTAGTAACTGTTGCAGCACTTGGACTTGCTGCATGTGGAAATCGTGCTTCAAAAGGTGATAATGCAAATGCAAAAACAGACCTTAAAGCAGCAATCGTAACAGATACTGGTGGTGTAGATGACAAGTCATTTAACCAATCAGCTTGGGAAGGATTGCAAGAATGGGGTAAAGAAAATGGTCTTTCAAAAGACAATGGTTTCACTTACTTCCAATCAACAGATGAGTCTGAATATGCAAACAACCTTGAACAAGCAGCAACTAGCGATTACAAATTGGTATTTGGTATCGGATTTGCTCTTCGCGATGCAGTAGAAGCAGCAGCAAAAGACCATTCTGACATCAACTATGTTATCGTTGATGATGAAATCAAAGATCAAAAGAATGTGGCTTCAGCCCTCTTTGCGGATAACGAATCAGCTTACCTTGCAGGTGTAGCAGCAGCAAAAACAACAAAAACAAAACAAATCGGTTTTGTTGGAGGAATCGAAGGAGCTGTATTGACACGCTTTGAAAAAGGATTTGAAGCTGGTGTGAAATCAGTAGATCCATCTATCAAGATTGATGTGCAATATGCAGGTTCATTTGGAGACGCTGCAAAAGGTAAAACAATTGCAGCAGCACAATACGCAGCTGGTGCAGATATTGTCTACCAAGTAGCTGGTGGTACAGGTGCCGGTGTCTTCAACGAAGCTAAATCAATCAATGAAACAAAGAACGAAGACGAAAAAGTTTGGGTTCTTGGTGTTGACCGTGACCAAGAAGAAGAAGGAAAATACAAATCAAAAGATGGTAAAGACTCTAACTTCGTTCTTGCTTCTACTTTGAAAAAAGTTGGAGAAACTGTAAAAGATATGTCAACTAAAGCATCTAAAGGTGAATTCCCTGGCGGTAAAACAAGCACATACGGCTTGAAAGATGGTGGTGTTGATTTGACAACTAAAAATCTTTCTGACGATGCCAAAAAAGCTGTTGAAGATGCAAAAGCTAAAATTCTTGACGGAAGCATCAAAGTTCCAACAGAATAATCAAACACTAGGTTCCTAAATCTTCATATTTAGGAACAACTCCTACTAAAATTGCGGGGTGGGAAATGGACTATATCGTGGTTCTTTTTCCGCTCCTCTTTTTTAAGGCTGAGATATTTTATCTCAGTAGAGCTTGCTAAGAGTTTAGCAGGTTCTGCTGAAAATAAAATTAAATTTCTGAAAGGAAAGACGCTCATGGCACACAACAATGTCATTGAAATGCGTGAAATAACCAAGATTTTTGGTGAATTTGTCGCAAATGATAAAATCAACCTCAATCTTCGAAAAGGTGAAATTCACGCACTTTTAGGAGAAAATGGAGCAGGAAAATCAACGCTTATGAATATGCTGGCTGGTTTGCTTGAACCAACAAGTGGGCAAATTGTCGTTAATGGACAAGAAGTTCAACTTGACTCTCCCTCAAAAGCCGCCTCTCTGGGAATTGGAATGGTTCACCAACACTTTATGTTGGTAGAAGCTTTTACAGTTGCTGAAAACATCATTTTAGGAAGTGAAACGACCAAGCACGGAATTTTGGATTTAAAAACTGCGATCCAAGAAATCACCGAACTTTCTCATAAGTATGGTCTTGCAGTTGATCCGACTGCTAAAGTAGAAGACATCTCAGTCGGCGCTCAGCAACGGGTAGAGATTCTAAAAACCCTCTATCGTGGAGCAGATATTCTGATTTTTGATGAACCGACAGCAGTGTTAACCCCTTCAGAAATCGAAGAGTTGGAAAATATTATGAAAAATCTCGTCAAGGAAGGGAAATCTATTATTTTGATTACCCATAAATTGGATGAGATTCGAGCAGTGGCAGACCGTGTCACCGTTATTCGCCGAGGAAAGAGTATCCAGACAGTAGAAATCGCTGGTGCTACCAATAAAGACTTGGCAGAGATGATGGTGGGACGTTCCGTATCCTTTACGACAGAAAAAATACCTGCGAATCCGAAAGATGTCGTTCTTTCCATTAAAGATCTAGTCGTTCATGAAAATCGTGGTGTTCCTGCGGTTAAAAATCTATCCTTGGATGTTCGAGCAGGTGAGATTGTCGGAATTGCAGGGATTGATGGAAATGGTCAGAGTGAGCTTATTCAAGCCATTACAGGGCTTCGTAAGGTGAAATCTGGAAGCATTCAGATTAAGGGAGTAGAAGTGAACGCCTTTTCTCCGCGTAAAATCACAGAAATGCAAGTCAGTCATGTGCCAGAAGATCGTCATCGAGATGGTCTAGTCCTTGATATGATGATTTCTGAAAATATTGCCCTTCAGACTTACTACAAAGAACCCCTTAGTAAAAATGGTATTTTAAATTACAATACGATTACCTCTTATGCACGCAAACTGATGGATGAGTTCGATGTGCGGGCAGCAAGTGAGTTTGTCCCAGCGTCAGCCCTTTCAGGAGGAAACCAGCAAAAAGCTATTATTGCTCGTGAAATTGACCGAAATCCCGATCTTCTCATTGTCAGCCAACCAACACGTGGTTTGGATGTTGGTGCGATTGAGTATATCCATAAACGCTTGATTGAAGAGCGAGACAAAGGCAAGGCTGTCTTAGTTGTTAGCTTTGAATTAGACGAAATCCTTAACGTATCAGATAGAATTGCCGTTATTCATGACGGAAAAATTCAAGGAATTGTGAAGCCAGAAGATACTAACAAGCAAGAGCTTGGAATCTTGATGGCTGGTGGAGATATGAAGAAGGAGGATGGACATGTCTAAGAAAATGCAGCAAATTGCAGTCCCTTTGATTTCGGTTGTATTAGGGATTGTACTCGGAGCCATTGTCATGTGGATCTTTGGCTATGAC
This window contains:
- the coaA gene encoding type I pantothenate kinase — encoded protein: MHKELIHFEKITRESWQNLHRTSHPPLSEEELNSIKSFNDRISLQDVTDIYLPLTHLIQIYKRAKEDLAFSKSIFLQRTSKKQPFIIGVSGSVAVGKSTTSRLLQILLSRTFSDASVELVTTDGFLYPNEVLIKDKILNRKGFPESYDMELLLDFLDRIKNGQPAQIPVYSHEIYNIVPHQTQTVYPADFVIVEGINVLQNPQNDRLYMTDFFDFSIYVDAEVDNIEMWYLDRFKKMLTFAKDDPKNYYYRFTQQTEREVNDFAHQIWSSINLVNLKDYIEPTKNRADMILHKGKNHEIDEIYLKK
- a CDS encoding class I SAM-dependent methyltransferase, translating into MSKMYFAENPDAAHDVHRLDVTLLGQKMSFYTDAGVFSKKMIDYGSQVLLGCLDFSKKDTVLDVGCGYGPLGLSLAKAQEVAVTMVDINQRALDLAVKNAAENKLQATIFQSNLYEQVTGEFDHIISNPPIRAGKKVVHQVITGSLEHLRSGGDLTIVIQKKQGAPSAKAKMEEVFGNCEVVKKDKGYYILRSEKG
- a CDS encoding BMP family protein; this translates as MNKKQWLGLGLVTVAALGLAACGNRASKGDNANAKTDLKAAIVTDTGGVDDKSFNQSAWEGLQEWGKENGLSKDNGFTYFQSTDESEYANNLEQAATSDYKLVFGIGFALRDAVEAAAKDHSDINYVIVDDEIKDQKNVASALFADNESAYLAGVAAAKTTKTKQIGFVGGIEGAVLTRFEKGFEAGVKSVDPSIKIDVQYAGSFGDAAKGKTIAAAQYAAGADIVYQVAGGTGAGVFNEAKSINETKNEDEKVWVLGVDRDQEEEGKYKSKDGKDSNFVLASTLKKVGETVKDMSTKASKGEFPGGKTSTYGLKDGGVDLTTKNLSDDAKKAVEDAKAKILDGSIKVPTE
- a CDS encoding ABC transporter ATP-binding protein is translated as MAHNNVIEMREITKIFGEFVANDKINLNLRKGEIHALLGENGAGKSTLMNMLAGLLEPTSGQIVVNGQEVQLDSPSKAASLGIGMVHQHFMLVEAFTVAENIILGSETTKHGILDLKTAIQEITELSHKYGLAVDPTAKVEDISVGAQQRVEILKTLYRGADILIFDEPTAVLTPSEIEELENIMKNLVKEGKSIILITHKLDEIRAVADRVTVIRRGKSIQTVEIAGATNKDLAEMMVGRSVSFTTEKIPANPKDVVLSIKDLVVHENRGVPAVKNLSLDVRAGEIVGIAGIDGNGQSELIQAITGLRKVKSGSIQIKGVEVNAFSPRKITEMQVSHVPEDRHRDGLVLDMMISENIALQTYYKEPLSKNGILNYNTITSYARKLMDEFDVRAASEFVPASALSGGNQQKAIIAREIDRNPDLLIVSQPTRGLDVGAIEYIHKRLIEERDKGKAVLVVSFELDEILNVSDRIAVIHDGKIQGIVKPEDTNKQELGILMAGGDMKKEDGHV
- the rpsT gene encoding 30S ribosomal protein S20 → MEVKTLANIKSAIKRAELNVKQNEKNSAQKSAMRTAIKAFEANPSEELFRAASSAIDKAETKGLIHKNKAGRDKARLAAKLAK
- the deoC gene encoding deoxyribose-phosphate aldolase encodes the protein MKLNKYIDHTLLKPDAQQEQIEKLIEEAKEYDFASVCVNPTWVAFAAEGLKGTDVKVCTVIGFPLGATTSATKAFETKDAIQNGADEIDMVINVGALKSQNLVLVEEDIRAVVEASGDKLVKVIIETCLLTDDEKVVACQLAKAAGADFVKTSTGFSTGGAAVEDVALMRKTVGEEMGVKASGGARSYEDAKSFIEAGANRIGASSGIAIMKGEVASSDY
- a CDS encoding Eco57I restriction-modification methylase domain-containing protein; the encoded protein is MKFDVVVGNPPYQENDNGKREDGSANASASPLYDKFFYFARKHSNRYVNLIFPARWLTGAGKGLGNFAKDMLNDSHFSAVTIHQDSSQVFQNTDIKGGVMNFTYDKEHHQAANITVIEKTREIHQFSNYLNSANSGIFIPFKELINIFTKVKEKEDLESRNIQKIVSVLKPYGLRTDFLRNPSKYKLPPIFAERSKSNDIEIFGLLNTNRVSRFVPRDYPIPTGLDTIETWKVFAPYAYGSGTFGEVGATLLLGKPLQISTETFLRIGSFKTEFEAQALINYYKTKFFRALIGILKVTQHSTTTYGFVPLQDFTPNSDIDWSKSIAEIDQQLYRKYGLNEQEIAFIEEKVKEME
- a CDS encoding pyrimidine-nucleoside phosphorylase, producing MRAVDIIQKKRDGLELSSEEIKWLIDGYVAGTVPDYQMAAFAMAIYFKGMTTREISDLTMAMVATGEQIDLSAISGIKVDKHSTGGVGDKVTLILVPLVASFGVPVAKMSGRGLGHTGGTLDKLESIKGYEIEQSQESFIQQVQDIGLSVIGQSDQLVKADKLLYALRDVTATVDTIPLIASSVMSKKIAAGADAILLDVTVGEGAFMKNIEDARLLARTMVDLGKAVGRKTVAVITDMSQPLGTSIGNRLEILEALDILQGKGRADITEFICELAQIMLGLTNVEKTVAEVREHLENGAALAKFEEMVVAQGGDLTDLYRDSSASFIIEVKAEESGYITELPAMEFGLFAMRLGAGRAVKTDSLDFETGIVFEKKVGEAVQTGDILAKIYSNEKNSQELVTEFKKNVKISDEQKKVHEIIEVIA
- a CDS encoding alpha-amylase — translated: MKNQTLLQAFEWYLPNDGQHWNRLRELAPHLAEKGIGKIWLPPAFKATSSDDVGYGVYDLFDLGEFDQKGTIRTKYGTKEDYLTLIQTLKACGIEPLADLVLNHKASADHTERFKVVEVDPLDRTVELSEEPFEIRGWTHFTFDGRQKAYNSFEWHWYHFTGTDYDAKRQKSGIYLIQGDNKGWADDELVDNENGNYDYLMYADLDFKHPEVIQNIYDWADWFIETTGIAGFRLDAIKHIDSFFMGNFIRDMMEKHGENFYVFGEFWNSDAETNTAYLESIDYRFDLVDVRLHQNFFEASTQQADYDLREIFTGSLAQNHPESAVTFVDNHDTQRGQALESTVEEWFKPLAYALILLREEGLPCVFYGDYFGIQGEFAQMDFKEILDKLLDIRLHLAYGEQVDYFDDANCIGWVRLGHEETDTPIAVILSNNTATSKRMFVGENYADQRFTDYLGHCLDPVIIDEEGWGDFPVEGTSLSIWGRGE
- a CDS encoding cytidine deaminase; translation: MTTNFITLAVENSKQAYVPYSHFPVSAVLVAKNGQVFTGVNIENASFGLTNCAERTAIFKAVSEGVRDFEELYVYGETNQPVSPCGACRQVMAEFFNQDLKVTLIAKDQSTVEMTVGELLPYSFTDLD
- a CDS encoding DNA topology modulation protein, which produces MKIAIIGYSGSGKSTLAKFLAKHYATSCLHLDTLRFLPQWQERSNEDMQKLVADFLDQHDSWVIDGNYSFCSYERRMEEADQIIFMDFSPLNSLYRAFKRYLFYRGKTREDMAPQCPEKLDWEFIRWILKDGRKPAAKERYRLVCDTYPNKVTIISNQKELNNFMESVQKI